DNA sequence from the Pseudomonas fluorescens Q2-87 genome:
TCCGATGACCTGGAGTCGCACAACAACGCGGTGCGCGAATTCCAACTCAAGCGCCGCGCCGATTACCGCTCCAGTCCGGCTCCGGCCGCGCCGGAAGGACAGGCGCCGATTCCCGCTGCGTCGCCCGATACAGCGCCCGAAGCCGTGCCCCAGGTGCCTCCTCAGGAGCCTGCGCCGGGACCGAATGCCAGCGAGCCGCCGAGCCCGCAATGACTTTGATTAAGGACTGCCCGTGACTGGCTTGTTTATTACGCTGGAAGGCCCCGAAGGCGCGGGCAAGAGCACCAATCGCGAATACCTGGCAGAGCGCCTGCGAGCGGCCGGCATCGAGGTGGTGCTGACCCGCGAGCCGGGCGGTACGCCGCTGGCCGAGCGGATCCGCGAAGTGTTGCTCGCGCCCGTTGAGGAAGTGATGAACCCCGACACCGAGCTGTTGCTGGTGTTCGCTGCGCGGGCGCAGCACCTGGCCGAGGTGATTCGCCCGGCGCTGGCCCGTGGCGCCGTGGTGCTCTGCGATCGTTTTACCGATTCGACTTATGCTTATCAGGGCGGTGGCCGGGGCTTGTCCCTGGAGCGCATCGCCGTACTGGAATCCTTCGTCCAGGGGGACCTGCGACCAGACCTGACCCTGGTGTTCGACTTGCCGGTGGAAATCGGCCTGGCCCGCGCCAGCGCCCGAGGTCGGCTCGATCGTTTCGAGCTTGAAGGCCAGGCGTTCTTCAATGCGGTGCGCGATGCCTTCCTGGGGCGCGCCAAGGCCGATCCGGCGCGTTACCTGCTGATCGATGCGGCGCAATCGTTGACCCAGGTCCAGCAGTCCCTGGATGGCTTGCTGCCGCGTTTGTTGGAGCGTGCCCGTGGCTGAAGCCTATCCCTGGCAGGACGGCCTGTGGCAGCAGCTGGCCGGTCGAGCCCAGCATGCCCATGCCTATCTGCTGCATGGCCCGATCGGTATCGGCAAGCGGGCACTGGCCGAGCGCCTGATGGCCAGCCTGCTGTGCCAGCGCCCAGGGCCTTCGAATGCGTGCGGCGAATGCAAGTCCTGCCTGTTGCTCAAGGCTGGCAGCCATCCCGACAATTACGTGCTGGAACCGGAGGAAGCGGATAAGGCGATCAAGGTCGACCAAGTCCGTGATCTGGTCAGCTTCGTGGTCCAGACCTCGCAGATGGGCGGACGCAAGGTGGTGCTGATCGAGCCTGTCGAGTCGATGAACATCAACGCCGCCAACGCCCTGCTCAAGAGCCTTGAGGAACCTTCCGGCGATACCGTGCTGTTGCTGGTCAGTCATCAGCCGAGCCGCTTGCTGCCGACCATCAAGAGTCGTTGCGTGCAGCAGGCCTGCCCGTTGCCGAGCGAGGCGATGAGCCTGCAATGGCTGGCCCAGGCCTTGCCCGACAGCACCGATGAAGAACGTGTCGAGCTGCTGACCCTGGCGGCCGGCTCGCCCCTGGCGGCGGTCAGTCTCCAGGCCCAGGGCGTGCGAGAGCAGCGGGCGCTGGTGGTGGACGGTGTAAAAAAACTGCTCAAGCAACAACAATCCCCCACGCAACTGGCCGAGGGCTGGAACGCTATACCGCTGCTGTTGCTGTTCGACTGGTTCTGCGACTGGTCGAGCCTGATCCTGCGTTATCAACTGACCGAAGACGACGCGGGCCTGGGTTTGACGGACATGCGCAAGGTGATCCAGTACCTGGCGCAAAAAAGCAGCCAGGATAAAATCTTGAACATCCAGGACTGGATCCTTGCCCAACGTCAGAAGGTGCTGGGCAAGGCGAACCTCAACCGCGTGCTGTTACTCGAGGCGCTGTTGGTGCAATGGGCGGGATTGCCTGGTCGAAACTGACTAGACTCAGCTCAATCGCAGCGGAGATCAGCATGAACGAACCTGTCAGTCCCGGGCCACGCAATGGCATCCTGTCCCTGACCATCAAGGACAGCTCGGTGCTCTATGCCGCCTACATGCCCTTCATCAGGAATGGCGGCCTGTTCATCCCCACCAACAAGAATTATCGCTTGGGTGATGAGGTGTTCATGCTGTTGAACCTGATGGATGAACCGGAGAAAATTCCTGTCGCCGGCAAGGTCATCTGGATAACTCCCAAGGGTGCCCAGGGCAATCGGGCCGCCGGCGTTGGCGTGCAGTTCAACGACGGTGACAATTCGGCCCGCAATCAGATTGAAACCCACTTGGCCGGCTCGCTGAAGTCCGACCGTCCCACTCATACGATGTAGCCAACCTTTTATGCTTGTAGATTCCCATTGTCATCTCGACCGTCTCGATCTTTCCGTCCATGACGGCTCCCTGGATGCTGCGCTGGACGCGGCCCGCCAACGCGGTGTCGGGCACTTCCTGTGCATCGGCGTCAGCGCCGACAACGCAGCCGACGTCAAGGCGCTGGCCGAGCGTTACGCCGATGTCGATTGCTCGGTCGGCATCCACCCGCTGGACGTCAAGGCCGATGCCGCGCCGGCGCTCGATTGGCTGCTGCGCGAGCTGGATCATCCTCGGGTGGTCGCCATTGGCGAAACCGGCCTGGACTATCACTACGAACCGGAAGCTGCGCAAGTACAACAGGCGTCGTTCCGGTTGCACCTGGAGGCGGCGCAGCAGACGGGCAAACCGGTGATTATCCACACCCGCGGCGCCCAGGCCGATACGCTGGCCTTGCTGCGCGACGCCGCGTTGCCCCAGGCCGGTGTGCTGCATTGCTTCACCGAGGATTGGGACATGGCCAAGGCTGCGCTGGACATGGGCTATTACATCTCGCTGTCGGGCATTGTGACGTTTCGCAACGCCGACGCCTTGCGTGACGTCGCCAGTAAAGTGCCGGCCGATCGCCTGTTGGTGGAAACCGACTCGCCGTACCTGGCACCGATTCCGTATCGCGGCAAACCCAACCTTCCGCAATACGTTCGGGAAGTGGCCGAATTCCTGGCGATGCTGCGCGGCGAGTCCTATGAGCGCTTCGCGGAACAGACGACGGAAAATTTTAAGCAATTGTTTCCACTGGCCCACGTCCGGCCAGCGCAGGGCTGAATTTCGCGCAAAAAAAACCCGGGTTCTGGGGGGTGAATCCGGGTTAAGACCATTAGGAGTAAAACAAAGGCACGCGGTCCGTTGGTACCTTTATCGGCGCGTCACTTGGGGGAGATGTCGCGCCGACAGTTCAAGTATTGATCAGTATGCGGGCGCGTCCAGTCTGGCCGGGGTGGTTTTTAAACAAATTTGGAATACGCTCGCTTCGGATAAGTTCTCACCATAGCCAGGGCGTGCCGGGGCGGCGTTTCGGCCTCGCAAGCGTGCAGCGCGACCTGTACGGTTTTGTGAAGAACTGTGGTCGAGAACGGATGATCCGTGCATTTTTGCGTAAGTTAGGCATAATACCCGGCTTCGAATTTTGACCCTTCAGACCTTTTTCTTATGCACAAAGAACCCCGTAAGGTCCGTGAGTTTCGTCGCCGCGAGCAGGAAATTCTCGACACCGCGCTCAAGTTGTTCCTCGATCAGGGTGAAGACAGCGTCACCGTCGAGATGATTGCGGATGCCGTGGGTATCGGCAAAGGCACGATTTATAAACACTTCAAGTCCAAGGCCGAGATCTACCTGCGCCTGATGCTCGATTACGAGCGCGATTTGAACGAGCTGCTGCATTCGGCCGATGTGGACAAGGACAAGGAGGCCCTGTCCCGGGCCTACTTTGAGTTCCGCATGCGCGACCCCCAGCGTTACCGCTTGTTTGACCGCCTGGAAGAAAAAGTGGTCAAGGGCAACCAGGTGCCGGAGATGGTCGAGGAGCTGCACCGGATCCGTGCCTCGAACTTCGAGCGCCTGACGCTATTGATCAAGGGCCGGATCAGCGAAGGCAAGCTCGAGGACGTGCCACCGTATTTCCATTACTGCGCTGCCTGGGCGCTGGTGCACGGCGCGGTGGCGCTATACCACTCGCCGTTCTGGAGCAATGTATTGGAAGATCAGGAAGGGTTCTTCCAATTCCTGATGGACATCGGTGTGCGCATGGGCAACAAGCGCAAGCGCGACACCGATGTTCCGAGCAGCTGAGTCATTCAGATGTCTTATTGCGCCATGTCCGCTTACATGGCGCAGTGCCCCAGGAATATACTCAGGCTTGGGTCTTGCGAAAACTTGAGTTTCAGGTCAAGTTTCGTAGGCCCGATTCTTCTTTCGCCGGAGTGATCCATGATCGTTGACCGTCAAGGCAGGCGTTTTCGCAATTTGCGGATCAGCCTGACTTCTGCCTGCAACTACGCTTGTACCTACTGCGTGCCTGACGGCAAGCGGCTGGTGGCTGCGCAGGACGAATTGTCGGCCGAGGCGATGGCGCGGGGCGTGGCGTACCTGATCGAAGCCGCCGGTATCGAACGGCTGCGCATCACTGGCGGCGAGCCGCTGGTCAGCCCCAAGCTCGAACGTTTCATGACGGCAGTGGGGCGGATGGGCCTGGAGGACATCAGCCTGACCACCAATGGCCAATTGCTGGCGAAAAAGCTGCCCTTGCTGGTGGACGCCGGTATCC
Encoded proteins:
- a CDS encoding TetR/AcrR family transcriptional regulator, whose translation is MHKEPRKVREFRRREQEILDTALKLFLDQGEDSVTVEMIADAVGIGKGTIYKHFKSKAEIYLRLMLDYERDLNELLHSADVDKDKEALSRAYFEFRMRDPQRYRLFDRLEEKVVKGNQVPEMVEELHRIRASNFERLTLLIKGRISEGKLEDVPPYFHYCAAWALVHGAVALYHSPFWSNVLEDQEGFFQFLMDIGVRMGNKRKRDTDVPSS
- a CDS encoding DNA polymerase III subunit delta', yielding MAEAYPWQDGLWQQLAGRAQHAHAYLLHGPIGIGKRALAERLMASLLCQRPGPSNACGECKSCLLLKAGSHPDNYVLEPEEADKAIKVDQVRDLVSFVVQTSQMGGRKVVLIEPVESMNINAANALLKSLEEPSGDTVLLLVSHQPSRLLPTIKSRCVQQACPLPSEAMSLQWLAQALPDSTDEERVELLTLAAGSPLAAVSLQAQGVREQRALVVDGVKKLLKQQQSPTQLAEGWNAIPLLLLFDWFCDWSSLILRYQLTEDDAGLGLTDMRKVIQYLAQKSSQDKILNIQDWILAQRQKVLGKANLNRVLLLEALLVQWAGLPGRN
- a CDS encoding TatD family hydrolase, coding for MLVDSHCHLDRLDLSVHDGSLDAALDAARQRGVGHFLCIGVSADNAADVKALAERYADVDCSVGIHPLDVKADAAPALDWLLRELDHPRVVAIGETGLDYHYEPEAAQVQQASFRLHLEAAQQTGKPVIIHTRGAQADTLALLRDAALPQAGVLHCFTEDWDMAKAALDMGYYISLSGIVTFRNADALRDVASKVPADRLLVETDSPYLAPIPYRGKPNLPQYVREVAEFLAMLRGESYERFAEQTTENFKQLFPLAHVRPAQG
- the tmk gene encoding dTMP kinase is translated as MTGLFITLEGPEGAGKSTNREYLAERLRAAGIEVVLTREPGGTPLAERIREVLLAPVEEVMNPDTELLLVFAARAQHLAEVIRPALARGAVVLCDRFTDSTYAYQGGGRGLSLERIAVLESFVQGDLRPDLTLVFDLPVEIGLARASARGRLDRFELEGQAFFNAVRDAFLGRAKADPARYLLIDAAQSLTQVQQSLDGLLPRLLERARG
- a CDS encoding PilZ domain-containing protein; translation: MNEPVSPGPRNGILSLTIKDSSVLYAAYMPFIRNGGLFIPTNKNYRLGDEVFMLLNLMDEPEKIPVAGKVIWITPKGAQGNRAAGVGVQFNDGDNSARNQIETHLAGSLKSDRPTHTM